The genomic segment GAATGGATGTGAGGATATTGACTTGGAGGGGAGAAAACTTCTCCAGAACACCTTTGAGGTAAAATTCGCTCTCAAAGTGCTCCATGAGACCTAAAATTGTGGATTTTTTATCTTTGCCAGGGAGTTTCTGGATGTTCCAGAGAGTCGCTATCTTCTTGATTTCGTTTAAATCGAGCTTTTCTAGCTCTTGGTAGAGGACACTCTCTTGGCTCATGGGGGTGTTTTGATAGGTTTCTAAACAAGGGTGAAATCGGCAACTCAATTTCAATTCTGCGACTTGGTCGCTTTTTCTCGTTTCCTAAGGAGAAAACATCCATAGCTTTGGCGTATGGAAACACTCTCGGACTACCTTTCCTTTGGATTTCACTCTAGTGCTAGGATGATCCATTCGGGAATCATCTTCACTGCCAAGGCAAGTTCGCTCTTAAAAATGTTTGCTGCGGGGAAACCAGACCACAAACAAGCGGCTGCACTGCTCCGAGAGTCATTCGAGTCACTTGGGGCCACCTATATTAAGTTAGGTCAATTTATCGCAAGTGCGCCTTCCCTCTTCCCAGAGGAATATGTAACGGAAATGCAAAAATGTTTGGATTCGGTCAGGCCTGTTTCCTTTTCCGATATCCGGCGTGTAGTCGAAAAAGATTTAGGGGACAGCATCCAAAATTTATTCTACAGTTTTGATGAAAAGCCTCTGGCTTCAGCCTCAATTGCACAGGTGCATGCTGCTATCACCAAAGAAGGATTAGATGTTGTTGTCAAAGTACAAAGACCTGACATACAAACTACCTTAAAAACGGATATGCAGATTCTTGGGCTATTAACACGTGTTTTAGAATGGATCACCCCGGAGTTCAAAAAGTCCGGTTTGTCAGGTATGTTTTCCGAATTCCAAAGCTCCATTTTACAAGAAATTGACTTCATTCAAGAGGCCGCCAATATAGAAGAGTTTGAGTCTTACCTATTGGAAACTGGTGAAGAAAGAGCCTGTGTTCCTAGAGTTTACCATACTCTTTCCACACAACGCGTTTTGACGATGGAAAGATTTTATGGAATGCCGATTACAAGTGAAGAGGGTTTGCGTAGATATTCTGAGAATCCTAGAAAAGTATTAAATGACGCATTGGAAATTTGGTTTTCTTCTCTTGCCAAAAAAGGTTTTTTCCATGCCGATGTACATGCAGGAAATCTAATGATTTTGAAAGATGGTCGGATTGGCTTTCTTGATTTTGGTATAGTCGGTAGGATTTCGCCAAATGTTTGGCGAGGGATGTTACTCTTCACGCAAGGATTGGGAATGGGAGAACCACGTCTTGTCGCAGAAGGTCTCATTGCGATGGACTCTACTCATGCCGACGTCAAAGCAGAACATCTTGCTTCTCAATTAGAATCTGTTTTTTCAGAAATCGAGTCCTTATACTTAGCAATGTTAGATGGAGATCCGGGAAACTTCGATGAATCTAAAATCAATCATATGATGTTTGAACTAAAAGCAGTTTCCGAAAAGAACGGACTAAAAATACCAAGAGAGTTTGCTCTCCTGATGAAGCAGATGCTTTATTTCGATCGTTATGTCAAAACTATGGCTCCGGAGATAAATCTTTTCCGAGATACCCAAAAATTTGTAACGAAATGAAAACATTGGATACTATGCAAGAAGGTGAGTCGGCCAAACTAGTCAACTTTAACCATGAAACAATTTCAGGCAGCCAAATGACGGAATTATTAGAACTGGGTTTTATACCCGGCATAAGTGTTCATTGTGTACAAAAAATTCCTCTTTTGCGAAAACATATATTTTTGGTGGGAGGCGTAAGAGTAGGATTACGCTCAGAAGACTGCCAA from the Leptospira ryugenii genome contains:
- a CDS encoding ABC1 kinase family protein; translation: METLSDYLSFGFHSSARMIHSGIIFTAKASSLLKMFAAGKPDHKQAAALLRESFESLGATYIKLGQFIASAPSLFPEEYVTEMQKCLDSVRPVSFSDIRRVVEKDLGDSIQNLFYSFDEKPLASASIAQVHAAITKEGLDVVVKVQRPDIQTTLKTDMQILGLLTRVLEWITPEFKKSGLSGMFSEFQSSILQEIDFIQEAANIEEFESYLLETGEERACVPRVYHTLSTQRVLTMERFYGMPITSEEGLRRYSENPRKVLNDALEIWFSSLAKKGFFHADVHAGNLMILKDGRIGFLDFGIVGRISPNVWRGMLLFTQGLGMGEPRLVAEGLIAMDSTHADVKAEHLASQLESVFSEIESLYLAMLDGDPGNFDESKINHMMFELKAVSEKNGLKIPREFALLMKQMLYFDRYVKTMAPEINLFRDTQKFVTK
- a CDS encoding FeoA family protein produces the protein MKTLDTMQEGESAKLVNFNHETISGSQMTELLELGFIPGISVHCVQKIPLLRKHIFLVGGVRVGLRSEDCQSIRIEDLNTLS